In Candidatus Sysuiplasma jiujiangense, the genomic window GTTCGGAAATGGATGCCTCACACAACAGGAGTGTCCTGACATTTGTTGGACCGCCGGACAGCGTTGCGGAGGCTGCGTTCAGGGCATGCAAGAAGGCCTCCGAACTTATTGATATGAACATGCACAGGGGAGAGCATCCGAGAATCGGCGCCACTGATGTCATACCATTCATACCGGTCTCGGACTCCAGCATAGGAGAATGCATCGAACTTTCGGAGAAGGTGGCCATGAGAATAGCAGAAGAACTCGGCATACCCACATACCTGTATGAAAGTGCCGCCCGGAGGCCAAACAGGAAGAACCTTTCAGACATAAGAAAGGGGGAATACGAGGGCCTGAAGGAGGCAGTTCTCACTGACGAGTCCAGAAGACCGGATTTCGGCGGCCCGGAGCTACACCCTACGGCAGGTGCCACAGTAGTCGGTGCCAGGCCGGTTCTTGTTGCATACAACGTCTATCTCAAGACACCGGACGTTGCTGTTGCGAAGAGGATAGCCGGCAAAGTAAGGGAAAGGAACGGCGGCCTTCCCGGCGTGAAGGCTCTCGGCTTCTTCATATCCGAGAGGAATATGGCGCAGGTCTCGATGAATCTCACGGACCTGACAAAGACATCCACGCTCGCTGCATATGAGAAGGTCAGCGAGGAGGCGGTGCTGGAAGGGGTGGAGGTCGCAGGGAGCGAAATTGTCGGTCTGCTGCCGATCGCAGAGATTGCGGGTGTTGCAGTGCAAAAACTTAAGCTGATGGACTTCAATAGAAGCCAGATAATCGAGTCAAGGCTGCTTGACCTGATACTTGAAAAAGGTGAATAGCATTGTCATACTCTGAAAAGAAGATAGCGGAATTCGTAAAGGAACTCTCATCACCCTCGCCGACACCAGGAGGCGGTTCCGCATCCGCGATAGTCGCATCGGCAGCTGCGGCGCTGATTGTCATGGACTGCAATCTGACACTGGGAAAGGAGAAGTACGAGGCCATACAGGATAATGTCTCCGAAATCAGGCGCAGGAGCCAGAAGCTCTGCGGCCTGCTCCTGAAGCTTGCAGACCGTGATGCAAAAAGTTTTGATGCCGTAATGAAGGCGGTAGGGCTGCCGAAGGACACGGAGCTGAGAAAGCTGAAGAGGTATGAGCGGATCCAGAGCGCCCTCAAGCATGCCACAGAAGTACCGCTTGAGATAATGCAGCTCTGTTCAGAACTCCAGAAGATGGCCAACTACATGGCCGAAAAGGGCAACAGGAACAGCAGATCCGATGCGATGGTCGGCTGCATATTTGCCGAAGCGGCACTGAAAGGGGCCTACGAGAACCTGGAGATCAATCTTGAATCGATCAAGGACACGGCCTTTGTCGATGAAATGAACAGGAAGGTGGCGGAACTGCTCCGATCGCCGCCTCAGTACGTGCGGTAGGCTGTTTCTGCACCTTCCTGTTCTGTGGAGCATCCGGTTTCACGCTGCAAATAGAATAATATATGCTATCGGCAATCGAAACAGTGCCATGCTGACAGTTGTTGTTGTCCTGGGATGCAGACCGGATGGGAACAGGCCCACCCCGGAGCTTACCAGAAGGGTGAAACATGGTGTGGAGACTGCCATGCGTGCGTCGAAAAGGGGGGAGAGCATGCTTCTCTTTTCAGGCGGAAAAACATCCGGGACAGAAAGCGAAGCTTCCATCATGCACAGGGATTATGAACTGAACTACAGGGATATAGCCATACCATCCATACTTGAGAACAGGAGCCTTGACACCATCGGGAATGCGTATTTCAGCGCCAGGATACTGAAAAGACTTGAGTACGGCAGGATTGTCGTCGTGACTAGCCCGTTCCACGTTCCCCGCTCGAAGTATCTATTCTCGTTCATCCTCGGGAGGAGGGTGGGAAGCTCCACATTCGGCGCTGTTCCCGGAACCGTTCCGAAGGAGGAGAAAGCGCCCCTTGAGATGGCAAAGCATCTCTTTGCCGGCGTGAAAAGCGGCGACCTTGATGCAGTATGGGGAAGAATGCGCAGGATGCATCCATACTATATGCCGGGCAGCCTGAAGGCCCGCGCATAGGGAATAAACTGCAGTGCACCTGGAGGCGAAGGCACGGTGCCGAAACATTGTCTGTTCACTTGTGCGCTATAGCCAGTCCGCATTCGCATCTGTCCGTCCTTGTCGAACAGACATCGTGGTACTCCCTGCCGCACCTGCACTCGTAAACTTCCATCCCCTCCCGTATCCTGCCCCTGCAGTACTGGCAGATACGTACAGCCTGAATGCTCCCTTTATCCATTCTGAACAGCTTGACGGTGACACTTTCGCCTTCGTCCAGGAGGTTTTTCGACCTGACCTCGACATTTACTTCGCCCGTTGCCCCTGACGAAATACCTATTCTCCTTTCCTGTCCGGGTTTGAGATTTCCAATGGTCTCGTTCATCCTGAATGTGCTGCCGCTGACGGTCGAGGTGACCTGGAGCGCAACTGCCTTCCCTGCATTAACAATCCTGACCGAAGCACCGCCCGCCTCATTCGCAGCCCGGATCTTGAGACGCGGAATCAGCGACTGCCTTGTTCTTTTCAGCTCCTCAAGTATCAGTGTTGCCTGTGCTGCCGAACTGTCCGGCAGGTCGGCATAAATTGCATTCAGCCTGCCATCAATATTTCTGAGATTCACACCTGCATTGCGCAGCTCCCTGGAAATGCGCGCGATTTCGTCCTTCAATGGAGCCAGAGCCTTAAAAATCTCGGCCTTGCGGGCCGCATTCTCCCTGGTCTTCCGGAGATATGATATTGCCTCTTCATACCTCTGCTCTGAGACTAGCTCTTCTATTTTCCGATCTGCCTCAAGTCTGAGATCGTCCGGATAGCCAATGCCGTCCACAGCCCTCGACAGCGCCCCCTGAAGGGTCTCTATCATGACAAATGAGATATCCTTCAGCGCCGGACCGCTTATCGAGAGGGCATCAAGCATGTGACCTTCCATCATATTCTTCCTGGCCTGCTCCACCATACCCGGCCTGAATTCGATTCCGAGCTCCTCAGCTGCGGCAGTGGCCTTCTCAAGCCCGTTGAGGGCTGATACGCTTTCAGCCTGCAGCTTTTCCGAAGATGCTGCGTCAATTGAGGAAAGCAGCGAGAAAGCGTCTGATGTTCTGCCTTCCCTCAGGAATTCCCTGGCTCTCTGCAGGTCGTCAAACCAGCCCTTTTCTGAGACGCCTGCCTCGTTGTAGCTCTGAAGCCTCTTCTCGGTTTCGTCAACCCTTTCCCTGAGCAGCCTGACTTCAGACAGCATATCGTCCAGTATCTGCTCAATCCTGATCCCCTTCTCTATGACTTCACGGTATTTCTTTGCCGAAAGAAGGGATCTTATGGATTCTGTCTCCTCCTTCAGGCTCTTTATCTCTACGCCTTGTTTCGCCGCCGATTCTATTTTTTCATTTGAAATATCAAGGGTGCGTTCTGCCATTTCCTTCTGGAGTTTCAGCCTGTCGTTCAGGTCCTTGATTTCAAGAAGGCCATCGATTGCGTTTTCGCTTCCCTGCTGGATTGCATCTGCAATTACGTCTATTTTCTTCCTTATCTCGGTCAGCCTGTCCTCAGAAATCAGCGACGTGACGGAAGCGGAATAGCGTTTCAGGAGTCCGGTACCGGAGGTTTTCAGCGACATGATGCATATCTCGGTGCATTTCTGGGCTGTCTGCAGCGAGAGCAGATGCTGTTCATTGCTCAGCAGTGTCTTGGACTGCCTGAGCATTCCGATTGCACTGCCGTCTATTATTCCGAGTTCGTCGAGCTTCTCGACAAAATTCTCCGCCTTACTGATGGCGTTTGCAGTCTCGGTCACCGCATTACGCGAGAAATTTAGTTCCTTGTCTGCAAGAGAGATACTGCTGAACGCCTGTTCATACTGCCCCCTGGCCAGAAGTTCTCTTGCCCTGTCGAGTCTCGATTCCACGAGCTTTACGTCTACGCCCTCCATTTCGGCCCTTGCGCTCTCCGCCGAGACCGATTTGACAGCACTTTCTATGGCATTCTGAATCACCGATTCAATATCGGCGGTTGCCTTTCTGCTGGCCAGAAGTGCGTCGTAATAGTTTCTTTCGCGCATGAGATTGCTGATGCTCACCCTCGTGTCTTCGAATTCCTGCACATCCAGGGAAAGGGAGCCCGCAAGCTGAATCAACCCTTTGAGTCTGATTATTTCCTTCGGTGCGAGAACGGATGACATTCCCCTGTCCTCCATCTCGAGAGCTTCCGATATTGCAGCGCTTGCTGAGAGATAATCGAAATGCTTAAGAGCGCTTCTTGCCGAGTTAAGCCGATCTTCCAGCCCTTCGATTGATAAATTGAGCTTCTTCGACTCCTGATACTGCCTTTCGGCCTTCTCCAGCTTTTCGGCAATCTCATCAACATGGCGAAGTTTTCCCTGTATCTCATCGTTCGCAAGGGAAACCATCCTGTTGGCCGTCTCGAAGTCCTCGAATTTGAGCGCGGCTCTTGCCCTTCCTATCAGGTTGTAGCCGTATCCTATTTCGATCTTCTTTCTCCTTGCAGTCGAAACCATTGCCATCAGATCCGACATGACTTTGGAAAAGTAATCGGCGATAAGGCCGTAAATTATGTCGTGCGCCTCGCCTGCAGTTTTCAGGGCACCCTCCAGATCAATCGCCAACTGTCTTTCCGCAGATTCCAGCATTGTGGTCGCCGATTTGACTGCAAGATTCGGGAAGATGGAGAGCAGGCGCCTCGATCTCTGTATAAGCGACTGCACCCTGAATACATCACCATTGCCTGACCAGTCCACAATATCCTTCGCAGTGCAGGCAGATCTGTAGTAGCTGTGATCCGCCTGGAGTTGTTTGGCCTCCTCCACCAGTTTTCCGAGTCTCTCCTTCATGTTGCCGGTCGCCTGCTCGGTGCACTTTTTTGCTCTTTCCAGCCAGCTGTTGTTCATCTGCAGCAGCCTTGCCTCAATCTCGGTGTCCATCCTGTTGGTAATCTCAATGCATTTGCTGTACT contains:
- the ftcD gene encoding glutamate formimidoyltransferase; translated protein: MTKLIECVPNFSEGRRKDVVSLIEQAIRTVPNIMFMGSEMDASHNRSVLTFVGPPDSVAEAAFRACKKASELIDMNMHRGEHPRIGATDVIPFIPVSDSSIGECIELSEKVAMRIAEELGIPTYLYESAARRPNRKNLSDIRKGEYEGLKEAVLTDESRRPDFGGPELHPTAGATVVGARPVLVAYNVYLKTPDVAVAKRIAGKVRERNGGLPGVKALGFFISERNMAQVSMNLTDLTKTSTLAAYEKVSEEAVLEGVEVAGSEIVGLLPIAEIAGVAVQKLKLMDFNRSQIIESRLLDLILEKGE
- a CDS encoding cyclodeaminase/cyclohydrolase family protein, yielding MSYSEKKIAEFVKELSSPSPTPGGGSASAIVASAAAALIVMDCNLTLGKEKYEAIQDNVSEIRRRSQKLCGLLLKLADRDAKSFDAVMKAVGLPKDTELRKLKRYERIQSALKHATEVPLEIMQLCSELQKMANYMAEKGNRNSRSDAMVGCIFAEAALKGAYENLEINLESIKDTAFVDEMNRKVAELLRSPPQYVR
- a CDS encoding YdcF family protein, with protein sequence MLTVVVVLGCRPDGNRPTPELTRRVKHGVETAMRASKRGESMLLFSGGKTSGTESEASIMHRDYELNYRDIAIPSILENRSLDTIGNAYFSARILKRLEYGRIVVVTSPFHVPRSKYLFSFILGRRVGSSTFGAVPGTVPKEEKAPLEMAKHLFAGVKSGDLDAVWGRMRRMHPYYMPGSLKARA